Proteins from a single region of Cydia splendana chromosome 9, ilCydSple1.2, whole genome shotgun sequence:
- the LOC134793659 gene encoding histidine-rich protein PFHRP-II-like — translation MISKVLIVAVALAAVCAQEHYQHGHGQEQGQGHGHGHAVSSQSFVLHQGHQPHHESAHHDSYEHHAPAHHESQEHHAAPVRHSVQVHHAPVHHEHQVHHAQQEHQLHHAPAHQEQVQVHHAPAHHEHVVQVHHAVPEHHATYEHHAAPVHHAPAQHEHIVQVQHAAPVYHAAPVHHSAPVHHSAPAQHVAPIYHTVQVAPAHQEHHKEQNHEEEHHDYYAYPKYEFSYKVEDPHTGDRKSQHESRDGDVVKGVYSLHEADGSIRTVEYDSDKHSGFNAYVKHSEPSKHIQQPQQHQYHH, via the exons ATGATCTCTAAA GTCCTAATCGTTGCTGTGGCATTAGCGGCTGTGTGTGCTCAGGAGCACTACCAGCACGGGCATGGCCAGGAGCAAGGGCAAGGCCACGGACACGGACACGCTGTGTCCTCTCAGTCCTTCGTGCTCCATCAAGGCCACCAACCTCACCACGAGTCTGCCCACCATGACTCTTACGAACACCACGCTCCCGCTCACCACGAATCACAAGAGCACCACGCCGCTCCCGTTCGCCATTCCGTCCAAGTGCACCATGCCCCCGTCCACCATGAACACCAAGTGCATCATGCCCAACAGGAGCACCAACTTCACCACGCCCCCGCCCACCAGGAGCAAGTTCAAGTGCACCACGCTCCCGCCCACCACGAGCACGTAGTCCAAGTGCACCACGCTGTGCCCGAGCACCATGCTACTTACGAGCATCATGCCGCCCCCGTCCACCACGCTCCCGCTCAGCATGAGCACATTGTCCAAGTGCAGCACGCCGCTCCTGTCTACCACGCCGCCCCCGTCCACCACTCCGCTCCCGTCCATCACTCCGCTCCCGCCCAACATGTTGCTCCCATTTACCACACGGTACAAGTTGCTCCCGCTCACCAGGAACATCACAAGGAACAAAACCATGAGGAGGAGCACCATGATTACTAT gCTTACCCCAAATACGAGTTCTCATACAAGGTGGAGGACCCGCACACCGGTGACCGCAAGTCCCAGCACGAGTCCCGCGACGGCGACGTCGTGAAGGGCGTCTACAGCCTGCACGAGGCTGACGGCTCCATCCGCACCGTCGAATACGACTCTGACAAGCACAGCGG TTTCAACGCGTACGTCAAGCACTCCGAGCCCTCCAAGCACATCCAGCAGCCCCAGCAACACCAATACCATCATTAA
- the LOC134793884 gene encoding cuticle protein 7-like → MFNKIVIFAAALAAVCAQQHGHGQEHHGHAVSSQSFVIHQVHHEHKDNHATPVHYAPHHEQVVAVHHSAPVHYAIPVHHAAPAHHEHHQEEHHDYYAHPKYEFSYKVEDPHTGDRKSQHESRDGDVVKGVYSLHEADGSVRTVEYNSDKHSGFNAYVKHSEPIKHVQPHHHHH, encoded by the exons ATGTTCAACAAA ATCGTCATCTTCGCGGCGGCGTTAGCGGCCGTGTGTGCCCAACAACACGGACACGGTCAAGAACACCACGGCCACGCCGTGTCCTCCCAGTCCTTCGTGATTCACCAAGTGCACCACGAGCATAAGGACAACCATGCCACCCCTGTACATTACGCTCCTCATCACGAGCAAGTCGTGGCTGTGCACCACTCTGCTCCAGTCCACTACGCTATCCCAGTCCACCATGCCGCTCCTGCTCATCACGAACATCACCAAGAGGAACATCATGATTACTAT GCGCACCCCAAATACGAGTTTTCGTACAAGGTGGAGGACCCCCACACCGGTGACCGCAAGTCCCAGCACGAGTCCCGCGACGGCGATGTCGTGAAGGGCGTCTACAGCCTGCACGAGGCCGATGGTTCCGTCCGCACTGTTGAATACAACTCTGACAAGCACAGCGG tttCAACGCGTACGTGAAACACTCCGAACCTATCAAGCATGTCCAGCCCCACCATCATCACCATTAA
- the LOC134793682 gene encoding cuticle protein 7-like has protein sequence MIAKVILTCALIGMARGGLIAAPHGALSSSSLVLGGLGHGLAAPALGLGYGHGGVVAHGAPLLRAPIGLAHAAAPVEIYAHPRYTFNYGVADGHTGDQKSQWESRDGDVVKGQYSLVEPDGTVRTVNYSADDHNGFNAVVSRQGHAAHPAVHAAPAVLAAPAYGHGLLHG, from the exons ATGATAGCCAAG GTGATCCTCACATGTGCGCTGATCGGTATGGCGCGTGGAGGCCTGATCGCGGCCCCTCACGGCGCGCTGTCCTCCTCGAGCCTGGTGCTTGGAGGCCTCGGTCATGGGCTGGCCGCCCCGGCCCTGGGATTGGGATATG GACACGGCGGTGTGGTCGCGCACGGGGCGCCGTTGCTGCGCGCGCCGATCGGTCTGGCGCACGCCGCAGCCCCTGTTGagatttat GCCCACCCCCGCTACACATTCAACTACGGCGTCGCCGACGGCCACACGGGCGACCAGAAGAGTCAGTGGGAGTCCCGCGACGGCGACGTGGTGAAGGGCCAGTACTCTCTGGTGGAGCCCGACGGCACCGTGCGCACTGTCAACTATTCCGCTGATGATCATAATGG ATTTAACGCAGTGGTGAGCAGACAAGGGCACGCCGCGCACCCCGCCGTGCACGCCGCCCCTGCCGTCCTCGCCGCCCCCGCCTACGGACACGGCCTCCTCCACGGCTAA
- the LOC134793885 gene encoding uncharacterized protein LOC134793885, with the protein MITRVLAVLAITAVAHCQEHHSHSYSTVITHEAPKKIEHHIPSYTTYEIPSHHESISSLSSLSSLSSSSVSSKGQVPNYVLPTPEEVEKLPPPVVRTHIPSEPAPVHQNQEPPVPVQHYFTPSNFQAKPVQPVLQPIPVLQQTVSVHHQAPVEQSVSLHYQPAPAIQTVSLHHQPTIQYESAPLHYESPLHHFSAPLHHEIASVQHEVHQPQHEENHEDYYAYPKYEFEYKVEDPHTGDKKSQHESRDGDVVKGYYSLHEADGSVRTVEYSADKHNGFNANVKNDHHHP; encoded by the exons ATGATTACAAGG GTATTGGCCGTTTTGGCCATCACGGCGGTGGCTCATTGTCAAGAGCACCATTCACACTCATATTCCACCGTCATCACACACGAAGCGCCAAAGAAGATCGAACACCACATTCCATCGTATACCACCTACGAAATACCTTCCCACCACGAATCTATTTCGTCACTCTCATCTCTCTCGTCACTCTCATCATCATCTGTTTCATCAAAAGGACAAGTTCCTAATTACGTCCTTCCTACTCCCGAAGAAGTTGAAAAACTGCCACCTCCAGTAGTCCGCACCCACATACCTTCCGAGCCAGCTCCCGTTCACCAAAACCAAGAACCTCCGGTTCCTGTTCAACATTACTTTACACCTTCCAACTTCCAAGCCAAACCTGTTCAGCCAGTGCTTCAACCCATTCCTGTACTTCAGCAAACAGTATCCGTGCATCACCAAGCTCCTGTAGAACAATCGGTTTCTCTGCACTACCAACCCGCCCCAGCAATCCAAACAGTATCCCTGCACCATCAACCTACGATTCAATATGAGTCTGCTCCATTACATTATGAATCTCCTTTGCATCATTTCTCTGCACCTCTGCATCATGAGATTGCTTCAGTTCAACATGAAGTGCACCAACCTCAACATGAAGAGAACCATGAAGATTATTAC gcgTACCCTAAGTACGAGTTCGAGTACAAGGTGGAGGACCCGCACACCGGCGACAAGAAGTCCCAGCACGAGTCCCGCGACGGCGACGTCGTGAAGGGCTACTACAGCCTGCACGAGGCCGATGGTTCTGTTCGTACTGTCGAGTATTCAGCTGACAAGCACAACGG atTCAACGCCAATGTGAAGAATGACCATCACCATCCCTAA
- the LOC134793656 gene encoding histidine-rich glycoprotein-like translates to MTMLIHQFHRGSERRRIEMFAKALILAFAVGASYCQEHHYALKTLMRHEQPQEYVHHQAPELSTHKAPAPIYEVQYQTVPESQEQGVSSQAIHHQPSADHEIQLTSAKEAEPAYVYVQQEKQPVHFHHGISLQSLYKHAAAAQKVPATHKYQAHHEPSHYGSHYNHEALSHHHAAQQHASEHHAPSHHAAHSEESHEEPIDYYAHPKYQYEYKVEDPHTGDNKFQHEVRDGDVVKGVYSFQEADGSIRTVEYTSDKHNGFNAVVKHTAPSHHAHTKHHHEN, encoded by the exons ATGACTATGCTAATTCATCAGTTCCACCGCGGAAGTGAAAGAAGAAGGATCGAAATGTTCGCTAAA GCTTTGATCCTCGCTTTTGCCGTTGGGGCATCCTACTGTCAGGAGCATCATTATGCTCTCAAAACGTTAATGCGCCATGAACAACCTCAGGAATATGTTCACCACCAGGCTCCAGAGCTTTCAACGCACAAGGCACCAGCCCCCATCTACGAAGTGCAATATCAAACTGTTCCAGAGAGCCAGGAACAGGGCGTGTCATCGCAAGCCATTCATCACCAACCTTCTGCTGATCATGAAATCCAGTTGACAAGCGCAAAGGAAGCTGAACCAGCGTACGTTTACGTACAGCAGGAAAAACAGCCAGTCCATTTCCACCATGGCATTTCCCTGCAGTCACTATACAAGCACGCAGCTGCTGCTCAAAAAGTTCCTGCCACGCATAAATACCAAGCTCACCATGAGCCGTCACACTACGGATCGCACTACAACCACGAAGCTTTAAGCCATCACCACGCTGCTCAGCAACATGCCTCTGAGCATCACGCTCCATCCCACCACGCTGCCCATTCCGAGGAATCCCATGAAGAGCCTATCGACTATTAC GCTCACCCTAAGTACCAGTATGAGTACAAAGTAGAGGACCCGCATACCGGAGACAACAAGTTCCAGCATGAAGTACGTGACGGAGATGTCGTGAAGGGTGTCTACAGCTTCCAGGAGGCCGATGGCTCCATCAGGACTGTGGAGTACACGTCCGACAAGCATAATGG ATTCAACGCGGTTGTGAAGCACACGGCGCCGAGTCATCACGCGCACACCAAGCATCACCACGAGAACTAA
- the LOC134793887 gene encoding histidine-rich glycoprotein-like, translating into MFSKVLCFAVLVAVVVAQEAEHGHHGHGVARSEVHIKTVHHGHGPHHWVESHGHTEHGHHGHEHHGHARSHVQISRHDSGHEHHEPEHHTHPKYEFEYHVEDPHTHDKKMQQEHRDGDVVKGRYSLHQPDGHVRHVEYHADKHGFHADVKYSQHHVLDLIHQLPIHIRTFNILNFIFKMYSKIFMVAATLAVALARPQEGHGHNEHGHAYSSQSIVLHQSHGQEHGHGHGHQQLGHVQLGHVQLGHVQHEPVHLVSYHEPIHTESHHTHHHAVSSQNIQRHDVPGKAPEGHHDYYAHPKYEFEYKVEDPHTGDRKSQHESRDGDVVKGYYSLHEADGTVRIVHYTADHKTGFNAQVQREGHAKHVVPAHHH; encoded by the exons ATGTTTTCTAAG GTCTTGTGCTTCGCGGTTCTCGTAGCTGTGGTGGTGGCCCAAGAAGCAGAGCATGGACACCACGGCCACGGTGTGGCTCGGTCGGAAGTACACATCAAGACGGTGCATCATGGACATGGCCCGCACCATTGGGTGGAGTCGCATGGCCATACGGAGCATGGCCATCATGGCCATGAGCACCATGGACATGCCCGCTCGCATGTACAAATCTCGCGTCATGATAGCGGGCATGAACACCATGAACCCGAACACCAT ACTCATCCCAAGTACGAATTCGAGTACCATGTGGAAGATCCGCACACTCACGACAAGAAGATGCAGCAGGAGCATCGCGACGGCGACGTCGTGAAGGGCCGCTACAGCCTGCACCAGCCCGACGGCCACGTCAGACATGTGGAATACCACGCTGACAAGCACGG ATTCCACGCAGACGTTAAATACAGCCAACATcatg TACTAGATCTCATACATCAATTACCAATTCATATTCGAACGTTCAACatccttaattttatttttaaaatgtattctaag ATATTCATGGTTGCCGCTACCCTGGCTGTAGCTCTTGCTCGACCACAAGAAGGGCACGGGCACAATGAACATGGACACGCGTACTCGTCTCAAAGCATCGTTTTACACCAGAGCCACGGTCAGGAGCATGGACATGGGCATGGGCATCAGCAGCTTGGTCATGTTCAGCTTGGCCATGTGCAACTTGGCCATGTCCAGCACGAGCCCGTGCATCTAGTGTCATACCACGAGCCCATTCACACTGAGTCACATCACACTCACCACCACGCCGTCTCTTCACAAAACATCCAGCGCCACGACGTGCCCGGCAAGGCGCCCGAAGGCCACCACGACTACTACGCGCACCCTAAATACGAGTTCGAGTACAAGGTGGAGGACCCGCACACCGGTGACCGCAAGTCCCAGCACGAGTCCCGCGACGGCGACGTCGTGAAGGGCTACTACAGCCTGCACGAGGCCGACGGCACTGTCAGGATCGTGCATTACACTGCAGACCACAAGACTGG ATTCAATGCCCAGGTCCAGCGTGAAGGTCACGCCAAGCATGTAGTACCGGCTCATCATCATTAA
- the LOC134793705 gene encoding histidine-rich glycoprotein-like has protein sequence MYPKILCLAALVGLVIAQHGHEHAHSSQHISKHDGHAEEVIIKDHHGHEKHVDYYTHPKYEFKYVVEDKHTGDHKTQHEHRDGDVVKGFYSLHEPDGSVRDVHYHSDKKTGFHAEVKHSTHHIILCLAALVGLVIAQHGHEHAHSSQHISKHDGHAEEVIIKDHHGHEKHVDYYTHPKYEFKYVVEDKHTGDHKTQHEHRDGDVVKGFYSLHEPDGSVRDVHYHSDKKTGFHAEVKHSTHHIVPKHHHD, from the exons ATGTATCCCAAG ATTTTGTGTCTCGCTGCTCTGGTGGGGTTGGTGATCGCGCAACACGGGCATGAGCACGCGCACTCCTCGCAGCACATCTCCAAGCACGACGGACACGCGGAGGAAGTCATCATCAAGGACCACCACGGACACGAGAAGCACGTCGACTACTAC ACGCATCCCAAGTACGAGTTCAAGTACGTGGTGGAGGACAAGCACACGGGCGACCACAAGACGCAGCACGAGCACCGCGACGGCGACGTCGTCAAGGGCTTCTACAGCCTGCACGAGCCCGACGGCTCCGTCAGGGACGTGCACTACCACAGTGACAAAAAGACTGG ATTTCACGCTGAGGTGAAACACAGCACCCACCACATT ATTTTGTGTCTCGCTGCTCTGGTGGGGTTGGTGATCGCGCAACACGGGCATGAGCACGCGCACTCCTCGCAGCACATCTCCAAGCACGACGGACACGCGGAGGAAGTCATCATCAAGGACCACCACGGACACGAGAAGCACGTCGACTACTAC ACGCATCCCAAGTACGAGTTCAAGTACGTGGTGGAGGACAAGCACACGGGCGACCACAAGACGCAGCACGAGCACCGCGACGGCGACGTCGTCAAGGGCTTCTACAGCCTGCACGAGCCCGACGGCTCCGTCAGGGACGTGCACTACCACAGTGACAAAAAGACTGG ATTTCACGCTGAGGTGAAACACAGCACCCACCACATTGTTCCCAAACATCATCATGATTAA